One window of Stigmatella erecta genomic DNA carries:
- a CDS encoding ABC transporter substrate-binding protein: MTRLGHALITVLGLGLLLGTFPAQAQTFLTIGTVNNGDMVRMQLLAKEYEAKHPDVRLNWVVLDENTLRQRLTTDITTNGGQFDVITIGAYEAPMWGRQNWLTELKNLPASYGVDDLMPNVRKQLSVDGRLYAVPFYSEGSITYYRTDLFAAKQLTMPEEPTWEQIRGFAEKLHDPSRGIYGICLRGKAGWGENMALVTTMVNAFGGRWFDERWEPEIDSPEWHKAVNFYVDMLSKFGPPGPSSNGFNENLALFNAGKCGMWVDASVAGAFVTDRTQSQVPDKAGFAKAPRQVTAKGSSWLWTWALAIPASSRKQEAALDFILWATSQEYGGLVAQRYGISAMPPGTRLSTYANQAYLEATPFAKVTQEAILTADPTSPSIKPVPYVGVQFATIPEFQAVASLVGRQISGALAGNTQVDKILHTSQGAVRRTMKRAGYYDPK; encoded by the coding sequence ATGACAAGGCTCGGCCACGCGCTCATCACTGTCCTGGGCCTCGGTCTGCTGCTGGGAACATTCCCAGCCCAGGCCCAGACCTTCCTGACCATCGGCACCGTCAACAACGGCGACATGGTCCGCATGCAGCTGCTCGCCAAGGAATACGAGGCCAAACACCCGGACGTGCGCCTCAACTGGGTGGTGCTCGACGAGAACACCCTCCGCCAGCGGCTGACGACCGACATCACCACCAATGGCGGCCAGTTCGACGTCATCACCATTGGCGCCTACGAGGCCCCCATGTGGGGCCGGCAGAATTGGCTCACCGAGCTGAAGAACCTGCCCGCCTCCTACGGCGTCGATGACCTGATGCCCAACGTGCGCAAGCAGCTCAGCGTGGACGGGCGCCTGTACGCCGTGCCCTTCTACTCCGAGGGCTCCATCACCTACTACCGCACCGACCTGTTCGCCGCGAAGCAGCTCACCATGCCCGAGGAGCCCACGTGGGAGCAGATCCGGGGCTTCGCGGAGAAGCTGCATGACCCCTCGCGCGGCATCTACGGCATCTGCCTGCGCGGCAAGGCGGGCTGGGGCGAGAACATGGCCCTGGTCACCACCATGGTGAATGCCTTCGGCGGGCGCTGGTTCGATGAGCGCTGGGAGCCGGAGATCGACAGCCCCGAGTGGCACAAGGCGGTGAACTTCTACGTCGACATGCTCTCGAAGTTCGGCCCCCCGGGCCCCAGCAGCAACGGGTTCAACGAGAACCTTGCCCTGTTCAACGCCGGCAAGTGCGGCATGTGGGTGGACGCCAGCGTGGCCGGCGCCTTCGTCACCGACCGCACCCAGAGCCAGGTGCCCGACAAGGCCGGCTTCGCCAAGGCGCCCCGGCAAGTGACCGCCAAGGGCAGCTCGTGGCTGTGGACCTGGGCGCTCGCTATTCCCGCGAGCTCCCGTAAGCAGGAGGCAGCGCTCGACTTCATCCTCTGGGCCACCTCCCAGGAGTACGGCGGCCTCGTCGCCCAGCGCTATGGCATCTCCGCCATGCCCCCCGGCACGCGACTGTCCACCTACGCCAACCAGGCCTACCTGGAGGCCACCCCGTTCGCGAAGGTGACCCAGGAGGCCATCCTCACCGCGGACCCGACCTCGCCGTCCATCAAGCCGGTGCCGTACGTCGGCGTGCAGTTCGCCACCATCCCCGAGTTCCAGGCGGTCGCCAGCCTCGTGGGGCGGCAGATCTCCGGCGCCCTGGCGGGCAACACCCAAGTCGACAAGATCCTCCACACCTCCCAGGGCGCGGTGCGGCGCACCATGAAGCGCGCCGGCTACTACGACCCGAAGTAG
- a CDS encoding ABC transporter ATP-binding protein → MATLDIRSLTKSFGDTRVIKGVDLRVEDHEFCVFLGPSGCGKSTLLRLIAGLEDATTGEILLDGKPITDLPPARRNLAMVFQSYALYPHMTVRQNMSFALDLAKVEPSVIEEKVQRTARILELEPLLDRKPAALSGGQRQRVAIGRAIVREPRIFLFDEPLSNLDASLRAQMRLEIARLHQEFKATMIYVTHDQVEAMTLANKVVLFNGGNIEQQGSPQELYHRPVNRFVAAFLGTPQMAFLEATQQGNALVLASGQSIPAPASLPAGQPGRRVTIGVRPEQLSLAPASQGTLEGRIDVIERLGSDAYVYLNVPNLGRLTVRGPGDLAATQGAAAGVQLQPNGFHVFDADGVAIYHPQPA, encoded by the coding sequence ATGGCAACTCTCGACATCCGTTCCCTGACCAAATCCTTCGGAGACACCCGCGTCATCAAAGGCGTGGATCTGCGCGTCGAGGATCATGAGTTCTGCGTCTTCCTGGGCCCCTCCGGCTGTGGCAAGTCCACGCTGCTGCGGCTCATCGCCGGCCTGGAGGATGCCACCACCGGGGAGATTCTCCTCGATGGCAAGCCCATCACGGACCTGCCCCCCGCCCGGCGCAACCTGGCGATGGTGTTCCAGTCCTACGCGCTCTACCCGCACATGACCGTGCGGCAGAACATGTCCTTCGCGCTGGACCTGGCCAAGGTGGAGCCCAGCGTCATCGAGGAGAAGGTGCAGCGCACCGCGCGCATCCTGGAGCTGGAGCCGCTGCTCGACCGCAAGCCCGCGGCGCTCTCCGGTGGCCAGCGGCAGCGCGTGGCCATTGGGCGCGCCATCGTGCGCGAGCCGCGCATCTTCCTGTTCGATGAGCCGCTGTCCAACCTGGATGCCTCGCTGCGCGCGCAGATGCGGCTGGAGATCGCCCGCCTGCACCAGGAGTTCAAGGCGACGATGATCTACGTCACCCACGACCAGGTCGAGGCGATGACCCTGGCCAACAAGGTGGTCCTCTTCAACGGGGGCAACATCGAGCAGCAGGGCTCGCCGCAGGAGCTCTATCACCGGCCCGTCAACCGCTTCGTGGCCGCGTTCCTCGGCACCCCGCAGATGGCCTTCCTGGAGGCCACCCAGCAGGGCAACGCGCTGGTGCTGGCCAGCGGGCAGTCCATCCCCGCCCCCGCGTCGCTGCCGGCGGGGCAGCCCGGCCGCCGCGTGACGATTGGTGTGCGCCCCGAGCAACTCTCGCTGGCGCCCGCCAGCCAGGGCACGCTGGAGGGCCGCATCGACGTCATCGAGCGGCTGGGCAGCGATGCCTATGTCTACCTCAACGTCCCCAACCTGGGCCGGCTCACGGTCCGCGGCCCGGGCGACCTCGCCGCCACGCAGGGCGCCGCCGCCGGCGTGCAGCTCCAGCCCAACGGCTTCCATGTGTTCGACGCCGACGGCGTGGCCATCTACCACCCCCAGCCTGCCTGA
- a CDS encoding carbohydrate ABC transporter permease yields the protein MVSPAVLMLFVWMIVPLAMTVYFSTQYYNLLYPGKTSFVGLENFAYFFTYPSFLTSVVNTLLLVGSVLAITVVFGVLISVLVDAPFRGQGIVRMLLISPFFIMPTVSALVWKNLLMNPVSGFFAWLSISLGMTPVNWFSDWPLLSIILIVAWEWLPFAVLIFITALQSMNQEQKEAAQMDGANALAVFRYLTLPHLARPIAVVVMVESIFLLNIFAEIFTTTSGGPGDATTNLPFLIFTQALLEFDVGAASAGGLVAVVLANVVAYFLIRLIGKSLTEA from the coding sequence ATGGTCTCGCCGGCCGTCCTGATGCTGTTCGTCTGGATGATCGTCCCGCTGGCCATGACGGTGTACTTCTCGACGCAGTACTACAACCTCCTCTACCCCGGTAAGACGTCCTTCGTCGGGCTGGAGAACTTCGCCTACTTCTTCACCTACCCGAGCTTCCTCACCAGCGTGGTGAACACCCTGCTGCTCGTGGGCAGCGTGCTGGCCATCACCGTGGTGTTCGGCGTGCTCATCAGCGTGCTGGTGGATGCGCCGTTCCGGGGCCAGGGCATCGTGCGCATGCTGCTCATCTCCCCGTTCTTCATCATGCCCACGGTCAGCGCCCTGGTCTGGAAGAACCTGCTGATGAACCCCGTGTCAGGCTTCTTCGCCTGGCTGTCCATCTCGCTGGGGATGACGCCGGTCAACTGGTTCTCCGACTGGCCCCTGCTGTCCATCATCCTCATCGTCGCCTGGGAGTGGCTGCCGTTCGCGGTGCTCATCTTCATCACCGCCCTCCAGTCGATGAACCAGGAGCAGAAGGAGGCCGCGCAGATGGATGGCGCCAACGCGCTCGCCGTCTTCCGCTACCTGACGCTGCCCCACCTGGCCCGCCCCATCGCGGTGGTGGTGATGGTGGAGTCCATCTTCCTGCTCAACATCTTCGCGGAGATCTTCACCACCACGAGCGGCGGCCCGGGCGATGCCACGACCAACCTGCCCTTCCTCATCTTCACCCAGGCGCTGCTCGAGTTCGACGTGGGCGCGGCCTCCGCGGGCGGTCTGGTCGCCGTGGTGCTGGCGAACGTCGTCGCCTACTTCCTGATCCGCCTCATCGGCAAGTCGCTCACCGAAGCCTAG
- a CDS encoding carbohydrate ABC transporter permease: MSKQKQRRRTLETLRAVASWLVALIIFFPILWMMLTSFKTELGAFSMPPEFLFTPTLENYREIMERSDYMHFAWNSLLTSGGSTILGMLVAVPAAYGFAFHPSLRTRGTLMWMLSTKMLPGVGVLVPIYLIARNLGLLDSRILLIVIFALINLPIMVWMIYTYFRDIPRDILEAARMDGATTFQEIRRVLLPVSRGGLASTALLALILSWNEAFWSLNLTTTNAAPLSALVASFASPEGLFWAKLSAVSTLACAPILVLGWGSQKQLVRGLTFGAVK, from the coding sequence ATGTCCAAGCAGAAACAACGCCGCCGGACCCTCGAAACCTTGCGCGCGGTGGCCTCCTGGCTCGTCGCGCTCATCATCTTCTTCCCCATCCTGTGGATGATGCTCACCAGCTTCAAGACCGAGCTGGGCGCCTTCTCCATGCCCCCGGAGTTCCTCTTCACGCCCACGCTGGAGAACTACCGGGAGATCATGGAGCGCAGCGACTACATGCACTTCGCCTGGAACTCGCTGCTGACCAGCGGCGGCTCCACGATTCTGGGCATGCTGGTGGCGGTGCCGGCCGCCTACGGCTTCGCCTTCCACCCCTCGCTGCGCACCCGCGGCACCCTGATGTGGATGCTCTCCACCAAGATGCTGCCCGGTGTGGGCGTGCTGGTGCCCATCTACCTCATCGCCCGGAACCTGGGGCTGCTCGACTCGCGCATCCTGCTCATCGTCATCTTCGCGCTCATCAACCTGCCCATCATGGTGTGGATGATCTACACCTACTTCCGCGACATCCCGCGCGACATCCTCGAGGCGGCGCGCATGGACGGCGCCACCACGTTCCAGGAGATCCGCCGGGTGCTGCTGCCCGTCAGCCGCGGAGGGCTCGCGTCCACCGCGCTGCTGGCCCTCATCCTGAGCTGGAACGAGGCCTTCTGGTCGCTGAACCTCACCACCACGAACGCCGCGCCCCTGAGCGCGCTGGTCGCCTCCTTCGCCAGCCCGGAAGGTCTCTTCTGGGCCAAGCTCTCCGCCGTCTCCACCCTCGCCTGCGCGCCGATTCTCGTGCTCGGTTGGGGCTCACAGAAACAGCTCGTCCGCGGCCTCACCTTCGGCGCCGTTAAGTAA